A region of the Nocardia nova SH22a genome:
GGGCCGCACGCTGATCATGATCGACACCTCGGGTTCGATGCGCTCGGCGTTCAGCAAGGACGGAACGCTGATGCGGTGGGATGCCGCGGTGGTGTTCGGGCTGGCTCTCGCCCGCCGCTGCCAGACCGCCGATGTGGTGTCGTACTCGAACGACGGGATCCGGTTCCAGCTCGAGCCGGGCGAATCGTTGCTACGTTCGATCGAACGGTGGAAGACCGGCGGCTACTTCATCGGCGGGGGAACCAACACCGCCGGTGTCACGCAGGCCGCGTACGACCGCCACGACCGCGTCGTCATCCTCACCGACGAGCAGGCGTCTGGGCGCGATCCGGGCGCGGTCATCCCGAAGACGGTTCCGCTGTACACCTGGAACCTCGCCGGACATCGGCTGGGACACACCGGTGGCGCACCGAACCGGCACGCCTTCGGCGGACTGTCAGATGCCGCGTTCAAGATGATCCCCCTCCTCGAGCGGGGCCGTGATGCGGAGTGGCCGTTCTGATGCCGGTGACACAGTACGGCGAGAAGTTGCTGTCGTGGGCGGTCGAGTTCGACGGCGCCACGATCGAGCAGGCACGCCAGACCGCGAGTATGCCGTTCGTGGCCCCGCACGTCGCGCTCATGCCCGACGCGCACAGCGGGCGCGGCGCCGCGGTGGGAACCGTCATCCCCACCGTCGGCGCCGTGATCCCTGCGGCGGTCGGTGTCGATGTCGGCTGCGGGATGGCCGGGGTCGAGACCCGCTACACCGCAGCCGATATCGCCGGGAAGGACCTCGCGCTGCTGCGGGAGGCAATTGAGAAGGCCATCCCGCTCAGTCCCGGCAACTACAACGACCGGATCGGCCGTGACCATACCGCGGAGCGGATCACCGAGTTGGAGGAGCTCGCGGCCCGCAACGGTGTCGAGCTGACGCATTCGCCGAAGTGGCGCGAGCAGCTCGGATCACTCGGGGGCGGCAATCATTTCATCGAGTTGTGCCTCGACGAACGCGATCACGTCTGGCTGTTCCTGCACTCGGGGTCCCGCGGTGTCGGGAACAAGATCGCCCAACGGCATATCAAGATCGCGCAGAAGCTGTGCAAGCAGTGGTGGATCGATCTGCCCAGCCCAGACCTCGCGTACCTCGTCGAGGGCACACCTGAGTTCACCAGCTACATCAAGGAACTCGCGTGGGCCCAGAAGTTCGCCGCCCTCAACCGGGCGGACATGCTCGACCGGTTCGCGACCGAGTTCGCGCGCTGGCTCGGCACCGACGATCACGGCGAGGTCGACCGCATAATTTCGCACCACAATTACACGCGTCGTGAGCGACACATGGGCCGGGACGTGTGGCTCACCCGCAAGGGCGCCGTCGACGCGCACGCCGGTGTCCGGTCGATGATCCCGGGCAGCATGGGCACCTCCTCGTTCGTCGTCGAGGGCAAGGGCTGTGTGCCCGCGCTGTGCTCGGCGCCGCACGGCGCCGGTCGTCGCATGTCGCGCACCGAGGCGAAGAAGCGGTTCACCGCCGAGGACCTCGCGGCGCGGATGCAGGGCATCGAGTACCGGCATGGTGAGGAATGGGTCGATGAAATCCCCGACGCCTACAAACCGATCACCGAGGTGATGGCCGCTGCGGAGCCGCTGGTTTCGGTACTGCACCAGCTACGCCAATTGCTAAATGTGAAGGGTACATAGGCGAATGGACACCTTGCTCCTTGAGGGCGTGGTCGGGTCGACCGCCTACGGACTCGACCACGCGGACAGCGACACCGACTACGCCGGTATCTACCTCGAGCCCACCGAGCGGCTACTCGGTCTGCATCCGCCGAGCCGGGAGCGCGCGACCCGTAAGGGCCGTGGCGGGGCGGACGCGACCTATCACGAGCTCGGCAAGTCGATGTCGCTGATGCTGTCGTGCAACCCGACCGCGACGGAGATCTTGTGGCTCGACAATTACACCCTCACAACCGAATTCGGTGAGGAACTGATCGGGCTGCGGCAGGGTTTCCTGTCCGCGAAACGAGTCCGTGACGCGTTCTTCGGGTACGCGACCAGCCAGTTCCACCGGTTGATCGACCGCGGCCGTTTCCAGGGGTCGCTGGAGACCCGCAGAGAGAAGCACGCCCGGCACACGATGCGGCTGTTGTGGCAGGGCTACGAGCTGTACACCACCGGTGTGCTGCCGATCCGGGTGCCGGATCCGGGACCGTATTTCGAGTTCGGCCAACGCATCGTGGGCGATCCCGAGGCGAAGGCCGCGCAGGAGCTGATCACCCACTACCAGCTGAAGTTCGACGCTGCCCGCACCGTGCTGCCCGATGAGCCGGACGAGGCTCCGCTCGAGGATTTCCTGCAGCGGGTCCGGAAAGCGAACATGGCCGCATGACGAACGTCTGGTTCACCTCGGACCTGCACATCGGTCATCGCATGGTCGCCGAACTCCGCGGCTTCACCGACCCGGCCGACCACGATGACGCTCTGGCCGCGAACTGGGACCGGGTCGTGCGGCCGGATCATCAGGTGTGGGTGCTCGGCGATATCTCGGTGGGCGGAAAGGCCAACGAGATCCGTGCACTGGAATGGATCGCGGCCCGGCCCGGGACGAAACACCTCGTGGCCGGCAACCACGACTCGTGTCACCCGTACCGCAGCCAGGCGCACAAATGGCAGCGCATCTACCTCGATGCGGCGTTCGCGTCGGTGCAGCAGTCCGCGGTCCGGAAGATCGCCGGGCAGCGGGTGTTACTGTCGCACTTCCCGTTCCAGGGCAGCGAGGACGGCGACCACACCGCAGAGAATCGGTTCGAGGAATGGCGGCTCCCCCGCATCGGCGAGAACACGTCACGGTGGCTCCTGCACGGGCACACGCACTCCCGAGACCCGGGCCACGGCCCGCAGCTGCATGTCGGTCTCGACGCGCATGCTCTCGCACCGGTGCCGCTGGATTGGGTCGAGTACATGATCGAGAGCGACCCGCCGTTCTGACCGGCTACAGATCACCACAGACGAATACAGATCACTACAGATCCCTGGAGAGGGCGAACAGACCGTGAGTTCAGCACCAGAACGAGATCCGATCGCGGACCTGTTCCGTCGTGGCTTCGAGGCGTACGGCGAGCGTCTCGCCGAGGAGTGCCCAGGCGACCCGGATGCCGGTTGGGAGCGACTCAGAAAGGACATCGAGGGCGGAGTCTGATCCGGAGCGCGGTGGGCTCGAGATCCTGTCCCGGATCCCGTAGGGTTTCTTCTCGGCTGGGTTGCACCCTTTTTCGAGGGAGGGATGAGTGCCGCAACTCGCGTGACCCGGTCGCTGCGCCGCAGTTTCTGCGGTTGCCCTAGGGCCGCTGCTCCATTCCCCCGGAGCGCGGCCCTAGTCGCGTCCCGGGGCCGACCGGCTGGACTAGGGGTAGAAACCGACCGGAACCATTCAACATATGGGCTGGCCTCGGGTTATCGTGGGCGACATGGGCGAGCAATACAGCGAGAACGAGGCTTCACCCATGCCTGCCTCGCGCGAGTTCGGGGCGTTCAAATTCGCTGGCGGCCGATACGACACCGTAGGCCTGCCGGTTCACGCGATGTCTGAGCTGCAGCGTTACGCCAAGCTCGTCGGCATGGTGGCCCACGCTCTGTATCTGGAGCAGAACACCGACCGGCGCCGCGTGCCTCAGGGGTTCTCCGAGGCGCTGGATCTTCGCCTGACGGCTATCCACCCGGGCAGCGTGCAAACGGTGCTGGAATGGACCGGCTTCGACACTGCCGACCAACCGATCGTCGACGCGCATGAAGACGCCCGCGCACTCGTCGACCGAACTTTCGAGGAACTCGCCCATTCCGGCCAGCTCCCGAAGGAGTTCCCGCCCAAGGCGCTTGGTGTACTCGGTCAGTTCGGCCGCAGCCTGCGCGATGACGAACGCATCGAGCTCGGCACCTACCGGGATCAGCGTGCGGTCGTGAACACTCACATCCGTGAGCGGCTGGCGGCGGTAGCGAACTTCGAGACCATCGACGTCGAACGGGTGCTGATCGGCCGTATCACGGGGATCGAGTCATTGCCTCGACACTCGTTCACCCTGGTACTTGCTGGGCCGGACGCCAAACGCTTGGATTGCGGATTCGCCGACCCGGAGACATTCACGGCGATCGAAGAATTCGTCGGCTATGCCCGCGATGCGCCGTTGTGTGCGCTCACCGTGCTCGCTGAGCAGCGCACCAGCGGCGAACTCACGGTCACCGATGTCCTCGCG
Encoded here:
- a CDS encoding nucleotidyltransferase domain-containing protein; its protein translation is MDTLLLEGVVGSTAYGLDHADSDTDYAGIYLEPTERLLGLHPPSRERATRKGRGGADATYHELGKSMSLMLSCNPTATEILWLDNYTLTTEFGEELIGLRQGFLSAKRVRDAFFGYATSQFHRLIDRGRFQGSLETRREKHARHTMRLLWQGYELYTTGVLPIRVPDPGPYFEFGQRIVGDPEAKAAQELITHYQLKFDAARTVLPDEPDEAPLEDFLQRVRKANMAA
- a CDS encoding metallophosphoesterase family protein: MTNVWFTSDLHIGHRMVAELRGFTDPADHDDALAANWDRVVRPDHQVWVLGDISVGGKANEIRALEWIAARPGTKHLVAGNHDSCHPYRSQAHKWQRIYLDAAFASVQQSAVRKIAGQRVLLSHFPFQGSEDGDHTAENRFEEWRLPRIGENTSRWLLHGHTHSRDPGHGPQLHVGLDAHALAPVPLDWVEYMIESDPPF
- a CDS encoding RtcB family protein, whose amino-acid sequence is MPVTQYGEKLLSWAVEFDGATIEQARQTASMPFVAPHVALMPDAHSGRGAAVGTVIPTVGAVIPAAVGVDVGCGMAGVETRYTAADIAGKDLALLREAIEKAIPLSPGNYNDRIGRDHTAERITELEELAARNGVELTHSPKWREQLGSLGGGNHFIELCLDERDHVWLFLHSGSRGVGNKIAQRHIKIAQKLCKQWWIDLPSPDLAYLVEGTPEFTSYIKELAWAQKFAALNRADMLDRFATEFARWLGTDDHGEVDRIISHHNYTRRERHMGRDVWLTRKGAVDAHAGVRSMIPGSMGTSSFVVEGKGCVPALCSAPHGAGRRMSRTEAKKRFTAEDLAARMQGIEYRHGEEWVDEIPDAYKPITEVMAAAEPLVSVLHQLRQLLNVKGT